A single Fusarium oxysporum Fo47 chromosome IV, complete sequence DNA region contains:
- a CDS encoding thioesterase-like superfamily-domain-containing protein, with protein MSNSHLPNSHPDVTPTWRPYKFPRTPLPDAIKTSPVADSDGQRYSGSVPPDWCGNGGRRLAAHGGYCATVLMMTAQQYHHDQHGSLGNMEPLNISVEYLEPLPQGQFEIALETLNIGKRTSTVEAILKSVEIHEHKVCAIAIVRLGTLKDEGHVTNIQPSVWPLPDRTKDCTRWSDASYYYMNPPASTVRMYTPSGENAPLWSERFGGQNTRYQWVKLDNDEKFGLEHLPVLADLVPPIFLNYVEDGMEAASSWGIPTTALNIMFRSEITPHEWLLTRTTMKRLHGGRFDMNIEILDERGQLLASCMQICSVIPLAKSTSKTAGKL; from the exons ATGTCAAACTCACATCTGCCCAATTCCCACCCAGATGTTACTCCAACATGGAGACCTTACAAATTCCCTAGAACCCCACTGCCTGATGCGATCAAAACGAGTCCAGTTGCAGACTCCGATGGACAGAGATATAGTGGCAGTGTTCCACCGGACTGGTGCGGCAATG GCGGACGGCGATTGGCAGCCCATGGCGGGTATTGTGCCACAGTTCTGATGATGACAGCGCAACAATATCATCATGACCAGCACGGGAGCCTAGGGAACATGGAGCCTCTTAATATATCCGTGGAGTATCTCGAACCATTACCTCAGGGCCAATTCGAGATTGCTCTTGAAACTCTGAACATAGGTAAACGCACTTCGACGGTTGAAGCCATACTTAAATCGGTGGAGATCCATGAACACAAGGTCTGCGCTATTGCTATAGTAAGGCTTGGTACGTTGAAAGACGAGGGTCACGTCACCAACATACAACCTTCAGTTTGGCCATTACCAGATAGGACGAAGGATTGTACCCGATGGTCAGATGCCAGTTACTACTACATGAATCCCCCCGCGTCGACGGTAAGGATGTACACACCCAGTGGCGAGAATGCGCCGCTGTGGAGTGAAAGGTTCGGAGGGCAGAATACCAGATATCAGTGGGTGAAATTGGACAATGACGAAAAGTTCGGACTCGAGCACTTGCCTGTACTGGCGGACCTG GTTCCTCCAATCTTCCTCAACTACGTCGAGGATGGCATGGAAGCCGCCAGTAGCTGGGGTATACCCACCACCGCTCTGAACATTATGTTCCGTTCTGAGATTACTCCACATGAGTGGCTTCTCACTCGAACCACAATGAAGAGACTACATGGTGGGAGGTTTGATATGAACATTGAGATCCTCGATGAAAGGGGACAACTTCTCGCTTCCTGCATGCAGATCTGTTCAGTAATACCTCTTGCAAAATCCACTTCTAAGACTGCAGGAAAGCTTTAG
- a CDS encoding C6 zinc finger domain-containing protein, with protein MRVYQTRCFIIRSRITANSRTIIPSRGSNTDRLLQWPIFDKVLSSLPRFKFFDSDSQEVSTYLDDAIRQTDAPGAHLSLTSGSGSVNISTDKSDIQQLVDSFFQRVNIKNPILSRQEVEEYCHQYYENGPQFNLETGLVLLICALGAVADEFNPLDMGQSPVSSFQTPSRLERLKLGHCYFTASEKRLGAAISRVDTLSIQCLCLAGIYHMYLIRPVQALRLFHAAGSSLQILLSTNSQYSVGGTSQLISSLFWTCSKSESEILAEMPLGIPALRDPPSQDSYPPPQQITRDKSNKWASSEEDSWFFLLSEIALRRITDQVAEIVTKYIDSKIRYQQGQRIEDLVPIVAEFESQVETFRQLLPEAIRFHDVPEPASTEWQQYSRGRYYRVLELMHRPFVFTAIHEPSCSPAVQALAKKGLENGLKYLQHSQASHRHHGLWLQLRNQLRIASLLLAASTIPHLTMPDGWYGGISKTLATLDYWSWEFPSCKSYTDVILALSAPSSGTMEERTPMSY; from the exons ATGCGAGTATACCAGACAAGATGCTTCATCATTCGATCCCGCATCACTGCAAATTCTCGAACAATTATCC CGAGTCGAGGATCCAACACCGATAGACTGCTCCAATGGCCTATATTCGACAAAGTTCTGTCCTCTCTGCCGCGCTTCAAGTTCTTTGACTCGGACAGTCAAGAAGTCTCTACGTATCTTGACGATGCCATACGTCAGACTGATGCCCCAGGTGCCCACTTGTCTTTGACCTCCGGTTCTGGTTCGGTCAATATTTCCACAGACAAGTCAGACATACAACAACTCGTTGACTCTTTCTTCCAAAGagtcaacatcaagaacccCATACTCAGCCGCcaggaagttgaagaataCTGCCACCAGTATTATGAAAATGGACCCCAGTTCAATCTCGAGACTGgattggtgttgttgatatgTGCACTGGGGGCCGTAGCGGACGAGTTCAATCCACTCGATATGGGCCAAAGCCCGGTAAGCTCCTTTCAAACACCATCTCGGCTGGAACGTCTAAAGCTGGGACATTGCTACTTCACTGCTTCTGAGAAGAGACTGGGTGCTGCCATTTCAAGGGTTGATACACTTTCCATTCAGTGTTTGTGTCTTGCTGG CATCTATCATATGTATCTGATCAGACCTGTGCAGGCTTTGCGCTTGTTCCATGCAGCAGGGTCATCGCTCCAGATCCTCCTTTCTACCAA CAGCCAGTATTCGGTGGGAGGCACTTCCCAACTCATCTCCAGCCTATTTTGGACATGTTCAAAATCAGAAAG TGAAATACTTGCAGAAATGCCCCTCGGGATTCCCGCTCTAAGAGAccctccatctcaagatTCTTACCCTCCACCACAACAAATAACAAGGGATAAGTCCAACAAGTGGGCTTCGTCTGAAGAAGATAGTtggttcttcttgttgtctGAGATAGCTCTTCGGCGCATTACAGATCAGGTTGCCGAGATAGTCACCAAGTACATCGATTCCAAGATCCGCTATCAGCAAGGCCAAAGGATTGAAGATCTCGTGCCCATCGTCGCTGAATTCGAGAGTCAAGTTGAGACCTTTCGACAACTCCTTCCCGAAGCAATCAGATTCCACGACGTACCAGAACCAGCAAGCACTGAATGGCAGCAATATAGCCGCGGACGCTATTACCGAGTTCTCGAACTGATGCACAGACCTTTCGTCTTCACTGCTATTCATGAACCTTCTTGCAGTCCCGCTGTGCAAGCTCTGGCAAAGAAAGGTCTAGAAAACGGCTTGAAATACCTCCAACACAGCCAAGCGAGCCACCGCCACCACGGTCTATGGCTGCAGCTTCGGAATCAGCTTCGGATCGCCAGTTTGCTGCTTGCAGCCTCAACAATACCACATCTTACCATGCCTGATGGTTGGTACGGTGGGATCTCAAAGACACTAGCAACTTTGGATTACTGGTCCTGGGAGTTTCCATCTTGTAAATCTTATACAGATGTGATTCTAGCCTTATCCGCACCATCTTCGGGAACCATGGAAGAAAGAACTCCCATGAGTTACTga
- a CDS encoding general substrate transporter produces the protein MGLFSRTEKTAEQRLADNAILVGAEIAAALPNTDRPWWKQAHLLRLNALLGICCLSAATVGAMMNALQINPNWKSYYHHPEKATLGAINAMLPAGKIIGFLFVAPFSNRFGRKTALMLSFAITVVGAAIQTASNNLGVLIFSRFFLGFGCGVMSQPSPILLAEMAYPPHRGKLTALYHCFYFVGAIAAAWITFGTLRMTGAWSWRIPTLLQGAAPLLQLACSYFLPESPRYLIAKGRDDEARAILTKHHAAGDESSPLVELEVAQIRDAVRTANNSEKRPSLGKMVSSPANRRRLLISTIVAIAAQWSGNTVVSYYLVLVLNAIGITNATHQSLINGGLQIFNLLATVGCGAMLVDILGRRRLFQWSAVGMTLSYTIWTILNARFDVTGRSSYGYAVIPMLFIFYFHYDIALTPLLYSYPTELFTYEWRSWGVAYTLIVTNASQIIGQFCNPIAMAKIGWRYYIVYCILDATLIALVWVLFPETKGKSLEELANLFEKLEKDRTGVNLMESRSRLDGWLAR, from the exons ATGGGCTTGTTCAGCCGCACCGAGAAAACGGCCGAGCAACGGTTGGCCGACAACGCTATCCTGGTTGGTGCAGAAATCGCCGCG GCTCTTCCCAACACTGATAGACCATGGTGGAAACAAGCGCATCTACTCAGACTGAATGCCTTGTTGGGAATTTGCTGCTTGTCAGCTGCCACTGTTG GTGCTATGATGAATGCGCTGCAGATCAATCCAAACTGGAAGTCGTACTATCATCACCCCGAGAAAGCTACCCTGGGCGCCATCAACGCTATGCTCCCGGCAGGCAAAATCATCGGATTCCTCTTTGTCGCACCTTTCTCCAACAGATTCGGGCGAAAAACAGCTCTTATGCTCTCTTTCGCTATCACGGTCGTCGGTGCTGCTATCCAGACTGCTTCGAATAACTTGGGCGTGTTAATCTTCTCGCGCTTCTTCCTAGGATTTGGGTGCGGTGTCATGTCCCAACCAAGCCCCATCTTGCTTGCAGAGATGGCATATCCACCTCACCGCGGAAAGCTCACGGCATTGTATCATTGCTTCTAT TTCGTTGGTGCTATTGCCGCAGCCTGGATCACTTTTGGCACCCTTAGAATGACTGGGGCTTGGAGCTGGAGAATTCCAACGCTCCTCCAAGGAGCTGCTCCACTACTCCAGCTGGCCTGTTCTTACTTTCTCCCTGAGTCACCCAG GTACCTCATTGCAAAGGGTCGAGACGACGAAGCCCGCGCAATACTCACCAAGCATCATGCAGCAGGGGATGAAAGCTCTCCGCTGGTCGAGCTTGAGGTTGCTCAGATCCGAGACGCCGTGCGCACCGCGAACAATTCCGAGAAACGACCAAGCTTAGGAAAGATGGTCTCGAGTCCAGCAAACCGCCGCCGACTTCTCATCTCCACGATTGTGGCCATTGCTGCGCAGTGGTCCGGGAATACTGTAGTGTCGTACTACCTCGTCTTGGTTCTCAACGCCATTGGTATCACCAATGCTACGCACCAATCGCTCATCAACGGCGGCCTACAAATCTTTAATCTACTTGCCACAGTAGGCTGCGGAGCCATGCTTGTTGATATTCTCGGTCGCCGCCGCCTGTTCCAATGGTCTGCTGTGGGAATGACATTGTCGTACACC ATCTGGACCATCCTCAACGCTCGATTCGACGTCACTGGACGTTCAAGTTATGGCTATGCTGTTATCCCAATGCTCTTTATTTTCTATTTCCATTACGATATCGCCTTGACACCACTTCTCTACAGCTACCCAACCGAACTTTTTACCTACGAATGGCGAAGTTGGGGCGTGGCTTATACCTTGATTGTTACCAATGCGTCACAAATCATCGGCCAATTCTGCAATCCTATCGCCATGGCCAAGATTGGATGGAGATACTACATAGTATACTGTATTCTTGACGCCACTCTCATCGCTCTTGTCTGGGTCCTATTTCCCGAGACCAAGGGCAAGTCTCTTGAAGAATTGGCCAACTTGTTCGAGAAGCTTGAAAAG GATAGGACGGGTGTGAATCTGATGGAGTCAAGAAGTCGCCTCGACGGGTGGCTTGCTAGATAG